One window of the Prionailurus bengalensis isolate Pbe53 chromosome E1, Fcat_Pben_1.1_paternal_pri, whole genome shotgun sequence genome contains the following:
- the PHOSPHO1 gene encoding phosphoethanolamine/phosphocholine phosphatase isoform X4 — MSGCFPVAGLRCLSRDGGMAAQGAPRFLLTFDFDETIVDENSDDSIVRAAPGQRLPESLRATYREGFYNEYMQRVFQYLGEQGVRPRDLRAIYEALPLSPGMSDLLQFVAKQGSCFEVILISDANTFGVESALRAAGHHGLFRRILSNPSGPDARGLLALRPFHTHSCARCPANMCKHKVLSDYLRERAHDGVHFERLFYVGDGANDFCPMGLLAGGDVAFPRRGYPMHRLIQEAQKAEPSAFRAGVVPWETATDVRLHLQQVLKTC, encoded by the exons ATGAGTGGGTGTTTTCCAGTTGCTGGCCTCCGATGCCTGTCTAGG GACGGCGGGATGGCGGCGCAGGGCGCGCCGCGCTTCCTCCTGACCTTCGACTTCGACGAGACGATCGTGGACGAAAACAGCGACGACTCGATCGTGCGCGCCGCGCCGGGCCAGCGGCTGCCCGAGAGCCTGCGGGCCACCTACCGCGAGGGCTTCTACAACGAGTACATGCAGCGCGTCTTCCAGTACCTGGGCGAGCAGGGCGTGCGGCCGCGGGACCTGCGCGCCATCTACGAGGCCCTGCCCCTGTCGCCCGGCATGAGCGACCTGCTGCAGTTTGTGGCCAAGCAGGGCTCCTGCTTCGAGGTCATTCTCATCTCGGATGCCAACACCTTCGGCGTGGAGAGCGCGCTGCGCGCCGCCGGCCACCACGGCCTGTTCCGCCGCATCCTCAGCAACCCGTCGGGGCCCGACGCGCGGGGGCTGCTGGCGCTGCGGCCCTTCCACACGCACAGCTGCGCGCGCTGCCCCGCCAACATGTGCAAGCACAAGGTGCTCAGCGACTACCTGCGCGAGCGGGCCCACGACGGCGTGCACTTCGAGCGCCTCTTCTACGTGGGCGACGGCGCCAACGACTTCTGCCCCATGGGGCTGCTGGCGGGCGGCGACGTGGCCTTCCCGCGCCGCGGCTACCCCATGCACCGCCTGATCCAAGAGGCGCAGAAGGCCGAGCCCAGCGCCTTCCGCGCCGGCGTGGTGCCCTGGGAGACGGCCACCGACGTGCGCCTCCACCTCCAACAGGTGCTGAAGACGTGCTGA
- the ABI3 gene encoding ABI gene family member 3 isoform X2 produces the protein MAELQQLRELEIPTGREALRGNHSALLRVADYCVDNYVQATDKRRALEETMAFTTQALASVAYQVGNLAGHTLRMLDLQAASLRQVEARVNTLGQMVSMHMEKVARREIGTLATVQRLPPGQKVIAPDSLPPLTPYYRRPLNFGCLDDIGHGIKDLSTQLSRTGTLSRKSIKAPATPASATLGRPPRIPEPVQLPVVPPDGKLSTASSASSLASAGAEGVGGVSATKGQAAPPPPPLPNPVAPPPPPATTEVFLPPPPLEEVSLPLLAPELPLDLPPPPPLDVHELGLPHLPPPGFGPEEPSWVPAAYLEKVVTLYPYTRQKDNELSFSKGTVICITRRYSDGWCEGVSSEGTGFFPGNYVEPSC, from the exons ATGGCCGAGCTACAGCAACTGCGGGAACTTGAGATCCCCACGGGCCGGGAGGCCCTGCGGGGCAACCACAGCGCCCTGCTGCGTGTCGCCGATTACTGCGTGGACAACTACGTGCAG GCCACAGACAAGCGGAGGGCGCTGGAGGAGACCATGGCCTTCACCACCCAGGCTCTGGCCAGTGTGGCCTATCAAGTAGGCAACCTGGCCGGACACACTCTACGGATGCTGGACCTACAGGCGGCCTCCCTGCGGCAGGTCGAAGCCCGTGTGAACACGCTGGGCCAG ATGGTGAGTATGCATATGGAGAAGGTGGCCCGAAGGGAGATCGGCACGTTAGCCACCGTCCAGCGGCTGCCCCCTGGCCAGAAAGTCATCGCCCCCGacagcctccctcccctcacgCCCTACTACCGGAGACCTCTCAACTTTGGCTGCCTGGATGACATTGGCCATGGGATCAAG GATCTGAGCACGCAGCTGTCGCGGACAGGGACCCTCTCTCGAAAGAGCATCAAGGCGCCTGCGACGCCCGCCTCCGCCACCCTGGG GAGGCCACCACGGATCCCGGAGCCGGTGCAGCTCCCGGTGGTGCCCCCCGACGGCAAGCTCTCCACCGCCTCGTCTGCCTCTTCCCTGGCCTCTGCAGG CGCCGAAGGTGTGGGTGGGGTGTCCGCGACCAAGGGGCaggcagcacccccacccccacctctcccgAACCCCGTGGCTCCACCTCCTCCACCGGCCACCACCGAAGTCTTCCTGCCGCCCCCTCCGCTGGAGGAAGTGTCCCTGCCCCTGCTGG CACCAGAGCTGCCCCTggacctgccccctcctccacccctggaCGTCCATGAGCTGGGACTGCCACATCTGCCCCCACCAGGCTTCGGGCCAGAGGAGCCTAGCTGGGTCCCTGCTGCATACCTGGAGAAAG TGGTGACGCTGTACCCATACACCCGCCAGAAGGACAACGAACTCTCCTTCTCTAAGGGCACCGTCATCTGCATCACACGCCGCTACTCCGATGGCTGGTGTGAGGGCGTCAGCTCGGAGGGGACTGGATTCTTCCCAGGGAACTACGTGGAGCCCAGCTGCTGA
- the PHOSPHO1 gene encoding phosphoethanolamine/phosphocholine phosphatase isoform X2: protein MRVAETGAKDALLGSGGGWSSEARCPAQFAERSWMCQRLWPWPANQPLPGRLAPRPLSLAPSSSSSSCSSPPCSQDGGMAAQGAPRFLLTFDFDETIVDENSDDSIVRAAPGQRLPESLRATYREGFYNEYMQRVFQYLGEQGVRPRDLRAIYEALPLSPGMSDLLQFVAKQGSCFEVILISDANTFGVESALRAAGHHGLFRRILSNPSGPDARGLLALRPFHTHSCARCPANMCKHKVLSDYLRERAHDGVHFERLFYVGDGANDFCPMGLLAGGDVAFPRRGYPMHRLIQEAQKAEPSAFRAGVVPWETATDVRLHLQQVLKTC, encoded by the exons ATGAGAGTAGCAGAGACAGGTGCCAAGGACGCCCTCCTGGGGTCCGGAGGAGGATGGTCTTCTGAGGCCAGATGCCCCGCACAGTTCGCAGAGAG GTCTTGGATGTGCCAGCGCCTCTGGCCGTGGCCCGCTAACCAGCCTCTCCCCGGCCGGCTCGCGCCGCGCCCCCTCTCgcttgctccctcctcctcctcctcctcctgctcctctcccccctgCTCCCAGGACGGCGGGATGGCGGCGCAGGGCGCGCCGCGCTTCCTCCTGACCTTCGACTTCGACGAGACGATCGTGGACGAAAACAGCGACGACTCGATCGTGCGCGCCGCGCCGGGCCAGCGGCTGCCCGAGAGCCTGCGGGCCACCTACCGCGAGGGCTTCTACAACGAGTACATGCAGCGCGTCTTCCAGTACCTGGGCGAGCAGGGCGTGCGGCCGCGGGACCTGCGCGCCATCTACGAGGCCCTGCCCCTGTCGCCCGGCATGAGCGACCTGCTGCAGTTTGTGGCCAAGCAGGGCTCCTGCTTCGAGGTCATTCTCATCTCGGATGCCAACACCTTCGGCGTGGAGAGCGCGCTGCGCGCCGCCGGCCACCACGGCCTGTTCCGCCGCATCCTCAGCAACCCGTCGGGGCCCGACGCGCGGGGGCTGCTGGCGCTGCGGCCCTTCCACACGCACAGCTGCGCGCGCTGCCCCGCCAACATGTGCAAGCACAAGGTGCTCAGCGACTACCTGCGCGAGCGGGCCCACGACGGCGTGCACTTCGAGCGCCTCTTCTACGTGGGCGACGGCGCCAACGACTTCTGCCCCATGGGGCTGCTGGCGGGCGGCGACGTGGCCTTCCCGCGCCGCGGCTACCCCATGCACCGCCTGATCCAAGAGGCGCAGAAGGCCGAGCCCAGCGCCTTCCGCGCCGGCGTGGTGCCCTGGGAGACGGCCACCGACGTGCGCCTCCACCTCCAACAGGTGCTGAAGACGTGCTGA
- the PHOSPHO1 gene encoding phosphoethanolamine/phosphocholine phosphatase isoform X1, translating into MSGCFPVAGLRCLSRVCRSLAREAPTSPGPTASLGAHFLRTLAETPPADVFLPGNWSWMCQRLWPWPANQPLPGRLAPRPLSLAPSSSSSSCSSPPCSQDGGMAAQGAPRFLLTFDFDETIVDENSDDSIVRAAPGQRLPESLRATYREGFYNEYMQRVFQYLGEQGVRPRDLRAIYEALPLSPGMSDLLQFVAKQGSCFEVILISDANTFGVESALRAAGHHGLFRRILSNPSGPDARGLLALRPFHTHSCARCPANMCKHKVLSDYLRERAHDGVHFERLFYVGDGANDFCPMGLLAGGDVAFPRRGYPMHRLIQEAQKAEPSAFRAGVVPWETATDVRLHLQQVLKTC; encoded by the exons ATGAGTGGGTGTTTTCCAGTTGCTGGCCTCCGATGCCTGTCTAGG GTATGTCGCAGCCTGGCTCGGGAAGCTCCTACCTCCCCAGGCCCCACTGCTTCTCTTGGTGCTCACTTCCTTCGGACTCTGGCAGAAACCCCACCCGCTGACGTGTTCCTCCCAGGGAACTG GTCTTGGATGTGCCAGCGCCTCTGGCCGTGGCCCGCTAACCAGCCTCTCCCCGGCCGGCTCGCGCCGCGCCCCCTCTCgcttgctccctcctcctcctcctcctcctgctcctctcccccctgCTCCCAGGACGGCGGGATGGCGGCGCAGGGCGCGCCGCGCTTCCTCCTGACCTTCGACTTCGACGAGACGATCGTGGACGAAAACAGCGACGACTCGATCGTGCGCGCCGCGCCGGGCCAGCGGCTGCCCGAGAGCCTGCGGGCCACCTACCGCGAGGGCTTCTACAACGAGTACATGCAGCGCGTCTTCCAGTACCTGGGCGAGCAGGGCGTGCGGCCGCGGGACCTGCGCGCCATCTACGAGGCCCTGCCCCTGTCGCCCGGCATGAGCGACCTGCTGCAGTTTGTGGCCAAGCAGGGCTCCTGCTTCGAGGTCATTCTCATCTCGGATGCCAACACCTTCGGCGTGGAGAGCGCGCTGCGCGCCGCCGGCCACCACGGCCTGTTCCGCCGCATCCTCAGCAACCCGTCGGGGCCCGACGCGCGGGGGCTGCTGGCGCTGCGGCCCTTCCACACGCACAGCTGCGCGCGCTGCCCCGCCAACATGTGCAAGCACAAGGTGCTCAGCGACTACCTGCGCGAGCGGGCCCACGACGGCGTGCACTTCGAGCGCCTCTTCTACGTGGGCGACGGCGCCAACGACTTCTGCCCCATGGGGCTGCTGGCGGGCGGCGACGTGGCCTTCCCGCGCCGCGGCTACCCCATGCACCGCCTGATCCAAGAGGCGCAGAAGGCCGAGCCCAGCGCCTTCCGCGCCGGCGTGGTGCCCTGGGAGACGGCCACCGACGTGCGCCTCCACCTCCAACAGGTGCTGAAGACGTGCTGA
- the PHOSPHO1 gene encoding phosphoethanolamine/phosphocholine phosphatase isoform X3: MCQRLWPWPANQPLPGRLAPRPLSLAPSSSSSSCSSPPCSQDGGMAAQGAPRFLLTFDFDETIVDENSDDSIVRAAPGQRLPESLRATYREGFYNEYMQRVFQYLGEQGVRPRDLRAIYEALPLSPGMSDLLQFVAKQGSCFEVILISDANTFGVESALRAAGHHGLFRRILSNPSGPDARGLLALRPFHTHSCARCPANMCKHKVLSDYLRERAHDGVHFERLFYVGDGANDFCPMGLLAGGDVAFPRRGYPMHRLIQEAQKAEPSAFRAGVVPWETATDVRLHLQQVLKTC; encoded by the coding sequence ATGTGCCAGCGCCTCTGGCCGTGGCCCGCTAACCAGCCTCTCCCCGGCCGGCTCGCGCCGCGCCCCCTCTCgcttgctccctcctcctcctcctcctcctgctcctctcccccctgCTCCCAGGACGGCGGGATGGCGGCGCAGGGCGCGCCGCGCTTCCTCCTGACCTTCGACTTCGACGAGACGATCGTGGACGAAAACAGCGACGACTCGATCGTGCGCGCCGCGCCGGGCCAGCGGCTGCCCGAGAGCCTGCGGGCCACCTACCGCGAGGGCTTCTACAACGAGTACATGCAGCGCGTCTTCCAGTACCTGGGCGAGCAGGGCGTGCGGCCGCGGGACCTGCGCGCCATCTACGAGGCCCTGCCCCTGTCGCCCGGCATGAGCGACCTGCTGCAGTTTGTGGCCAAGCAGGGCTCCTGCTTCGAGGTCATTCTCATCTCGGATGCCAACACCTTCGGCGTGGAGAGCGCGCTGCGCGCCGCCGGCCACCACGGCCTGTTCCGCCGCATCCTCAGCAACCCGTCGGGGCCCGACGCGCGGGGGCTGCTGGCGCTGCGGCCCTTCCACACGCACAGCTGCGCGCGCTGCCCCGCCAACATGTGCAAGCACAAGGTGCTCAGCGACTACCTGCGCGAGCGGGCCCACGACGGCGTGCACTTCGAGCGCCTCTTCTACGTGGGCGACGGCGCCAACGACTTCTGCCCCATGGGGCTGCTGGCGGGCGGCGACGTGGCCTTCCCGCGCCGCGGCTACCCCATGCACCGCCTGATCCAAGAGGCGCAGAAGGCCGAGCCCAGCGCCTTCCGCGCCGGCGTGGTGCCCTGGGAGACGGCCACCGACGTGCGCCTCCACCTCCAACAGGTGCTGAAGACGTGCTGA
- the ABI3 gene encoding ABI gene family member 3 isoform X1: MAELQQLRELEIPTGREALRGNHSALLRVADYCVDNYVQATDKRRALEETMAFTTQALASVAYQVGNLAGHTLRMLDLQAASLRQVEARVNTLGQMVSMHMEKVARREIGTLATVQRLPPGQKVIAPDSLPPLTPYYRRPLNFGCLDDIGHGIKDLSTQLSRTGTLSRKSIKAPATPASATLGRPPRIPEPVQLPVVPPDGKLSTASSASSLASAGSAEGVGGVSATKGQAAPPPPPLPNPVAPPPPPATTEVFLPPPPLEEVSLPLLAPELPLDLPPPPPLDVHELGLPHLPPPGFGPEEPSWVPAAYLEKVVTLYPYTRQKDNELSFSKGTVICITRRYSDGWCEGVSSEGTGFFPGNYVEPSC; this comes from the exons ATGGCCGAGCTACAGCAACTGCGGGAACTTGAGATCCCCACGGGCCGGGAGGCCCTGCGGGGCAACCACAGCGCCCTGCTGCGTGTCGCCGATTACTGCGTGGACAACTACGTGCAG GCCACAGACAAGCGGAGGGCGCTGGAGGAGACCATGGCCTTCACCACCCAGGCTCTGGCCAGTGTGGCCTATCAAGTAGGCAACCTGGCCGGACACACTCTACGGATGCTGGACCTACAGGCGGCCTCCCTGCGGCAGGTCGAAGCCCGTGTGAACACGCTGGGCCAG ATGGTGAGTATGCATATGGAGAAGGTGGCCCGAAGGGAGATCGGCACGTTAGCCACCGTCCAGCGGCTGCCCCCTGGCCAGAAAGTCATCGCCCCCGacagcctccctcccctcacgCCCTACTACCGGAGACCTCTCAACTTTGGCTGCCTGGATGACATTGGCCATGGGATCAAG GATCTGAGCACGCAGCTGTCGCGGACAGGGACCCTCTCTCGAAAGAGCATCAAGGCGCCTGCGACGCCCGCCTCCGCCACCCTGGG GAGGCCACCACGGATCCCGGAGCCGGTGCAGCTCCCGGTGGTGCCCCCCGACGGCAAGCTCTCCACCGCCTCGTCTGCCTCTTCCCTGGCCTCTGCAGG CAGCGCCGAAGGTGTGGGTGGGGTGTCCGCGACCAAGGGGCaggcagcacccccacccccacctctcccgAACCCCGTGGCTCCACCTCCTCCACCGGCCACCACCGAAGTCTTCCTGCCGCCCCCTCCGCTGGAGGAAGTGTCCCTGCCCCTGCTGG CACCAGAGCTGCCCCTggacctgccccctcctccacccctggaCGTCCATGAGCTGGGACTGCCACATCTGCCCCCACCAGGCTTCGGGCCAGAGGAGCCTAGCTGGGTCCCTGCTGCATACCTGGAGAAAG TGGTGACGCTGTACCCATACACCCGCCAGAAGGACAACGAACTCTCCTTCTCTAAGGGCACCGTCATCTGCATCACACGCCGCTACTCCGATGGCTGGTGTGAGGGCGTCAGCTCGGAGGGGACTGGATTCTTCCCAGGGAACTACGTGGAGCCCAGCTGCTGA